In Streptomyces chartreusis NRRL 3882, the following are encoded in one genomic region:
- a CDS encoding TAXI family TRAP transporter solute-binding subunit — protein MTGPARLTTRRTVLRAALAAAGTGLLAGSVAADARRADSGPEGVLRIATGETDGFYAAFGRLLAAQVTATYPRLSCEVVSSEGSVANVRLLRARRADVALALSDIAWAAYGGTAPFGSRVPLRAIGRVYENYVQLAVRAGAPIHTVSDLAGRTVSLGAPASGGAVLGDRLLRVAGLTPGTDVRVRHLLMPQAARAMRAGAIDALLVAGGVPLPVLSGLDTRPGIRLLPLSGLLPRLRAGLGPEGSGLEAVTVPAGAYRETPEVPTIGVANLLLCRPDLPAPVAAALTHVLVRRATRLVPAPALGTQFLDARSLISTGAVPLHPGAVAAYRELHG, from the coding sequence ATGACCGGCCCCGCCCGCCTGACGACCCGCCGCACCGTCCTGCGCGCCGCACTCGCAGCGGCGGGCACCGGCCTGCTCGCCGGCTCCGTGGCGGCGGACGCGCGGCGCGCGGACAGCGGCCCGGAGGGAGTTCTGAGGATCGCGACCGGCGAGACCGACGGGTTCTACGCGGCCTTCGGCCGACTGCTCGCGGCCCAGGTCACGGCCACCTACCCCCGGCTGTCCTGCGAGGTGGTCAGCAGCGAGGGCAGCGTGGCCAACGTACGGCTGCTCCGGGCCCGCCGGGCCGACGTGGCCCTGGCCCTGTCGGACATCGCGTGGGCGGCGTACGGCGGCACCGCACCGTTCGGCAGCCGCGTCCCGCTGCGCGCGATCGGCAGGGTCTACGAGAACTACGTCCAGCTGGCCGTGCGCGCCGGGGCGCCCATCCACACCGTGTCGGACCTGGCGGGCCGCACCGTCTCGCTGGGCGCGCCCGCGTCCGGCGGCGCCGTGCTCGGCGACCGTCTGCTGCGCGTCGCGGGCCTGACCCCCGGCACCGACGTCCGGGTCCGGCATCTGCTGATGCCGCAGGCGGCGCGTGCGATGCGGGCCGGCGCGATCGACGCGCTGCTGGTCGCGGGGGGTGTACCGCTCCCCGTACTGTCCGGGCTCGACACCCGCCCCGGCATCCGTCTGCTGCCCCTGTCCGGCCTGCTGCCCCGGCTGCGCGCCGGCCTCGGCCCGGAAGGATCGGGTCTGGAGGCGGTGACGGTGCCGGCCGGGGCGTACCGGGAGACCCCCGAGGTTCCGACCATCGGCGTCGCCAATCTCCTGCTCTGCCGCCCCGACCTCCCCGCCCCCGTCGCCGCCGCCCTCACCCACGTCCTGGTCCGCCGGGCCACCCGCCTCGTCCCCGCCCCGGCCCTCGGCACCCAGTTCCTCGACGCCCGCAGCCTGATCTCCACGGGCGCCGTCCCCCTGCATCCGGGGGCGGTCGCCGCCTATCGCGAACTGCACGGCTAG
- a CDS encoding sensor histidine kinase → MRTRVLTVVLAFAVLAVAGFAVPLLAVTAAQRTQQLVAARTADLDRFAGLAEQAAESDDTGTLTADVRRYTELYGEAVVVVDARRAPLVQTGGLRAADPAVARLVDAALRNQPVSPGGTLRPWSRADRLLARPVGTGTRVSGAVVLRASVRAAADDIALRWTLVLAGAGLFAVACVLLARRATRWVVRPLHRLDRAVGTLAAGLPPEHARAGGPPELRQLATGFNRMADAVTTALEQQRRLVADTSHQLRNPLAALRLRIDSLQPHLRTSGTRTYTGVTAELERMEHLLDDLLTLANAEHRAGELAVTRARESCCDAAAVAAAQVRLWQPVAERAGVRLEFVPGPAVLMACPEGELAQVADILLDNAIKYAGSGARVEARCSTEGADAVFEVQDDGPGLNTGELSRAGTRFWRSERHREVRGSGLGLAIAERLVAGHAGHVEFTAAEPHGLRVRVVLPKGHTA, encoded by the coding sequence ATGCGCACCCGCGTCCTCACCGTGGTCCTGGCCTTCGCGGTCCTTGCCGTGGCCGGCTTCGCCGTCCCGCTGCTGGCCGTCACCGCCGCGCAGCGCACTCAGCAACTCGTCGCGGCGCGCACCGCCGACCTCGACCGTTTCGCCGGGCTGGCCGAGCAGGCCGCCGAGAGCGACGACACCGGCACGCTCACGGCCGACGTGCGCCGCTACACCGAGCTGTACGGCGAGGCCGTCGTGGTCGTCGACGCCCGCCGCGCCCCGCTGGTGCAGACGGGCGGCCTGCGCGCCGCCGACCCGGCCGTCGCCCGGCTCGTCGACGCGGCGCTGCGCAACCAGCCCGTCTCACCCGGGGGGACGCTGCGGCCCTGGTCCCGGGCCGACCGGCTGCTCGCCCGCCCCGTGGGCACCGGCACCAGGGTGTCCGGCGCCGTGGTGCTGCGGGCCTCGGTGCGGGCCGCCGCGGACGACATCGCCCTGCGCTGGACGCTCGTCCTGGCCGGCGCCGGTCTGTTCGCCGTGGCCTGTGTGCTGCTCGCCCGCCGGGCCACGCGGTGGGTCGTACGGCCGCTGCACCGCCTCGACCGCGCGGTCGGCACCCTGGCCGCCGGCCTGCCGCCCGAGCACGCGCGGGCCGGCGGCCCGCCGGAGCTGCGCCAGCTGGCCACCGGCTTCAACCGCATGGCCGACGCGGTCACCACCGCGCTGGAACAGCAGCGCCGGCTCGTCGCCGACACCTCGCACCAACTGCGCAACCCCCTGGCCGCCCTGCGGCTGCGCATCGACTCGCTCCAGCCCCACCTGCGCACCTCCGGCACCCGCACCTACACCGGGGTGACGGCCGAACTCGAACGCATGGAGCACCTCCTCGACGACCTGCTCACCCTGGCGAACGCCGAGCACCGCGCCGGCGAACTGGCCGTAACGCGGGCGCGGGAGTCGTGCTGCGACGCCGCGGCGGTCGCGGCGGCCCAGGTCCGGCTGTGGCAGCCGGTGGCCGAACGGGCCGGAGTCCGCCTGGAGTTCGTGCCCGGCCCCGCGGTCCTCATGGCCTGCCCGGAGGGAGAGCTGGCCCAGGTGGCCGACATCCTCCTCGACAACGCGATCAAGTACGCCGGGAGCGGCGCCCGCGTGGAGGCACGCTGTTCCACCGAGGGCGCGGACGCGGTGTTCGAGGTACAGGACGACGGGCCGGGCCTGAACACCGGCGAACTCTCCCGGGCCGGCACCCGCTTCTGGCGCTCGGAACGCCACCGCGAGGTACGCGGCAGCGGTCTCGGCCTGGCGATCGCCGAGCGACTGGTGGCCGGTCACGCCGGACACGTCGAGTTCACGGCGGCCGAACCGCACGGCCTGCGCGTCCGGGTCGTGCTCCCGAAGGGGCACACGGCATGA
- a CDS encoding response regulator transcription factor: MRVLLAEDDDGVAGALTEALYDNGHQPARVRRGEDVLARHRQADLLLLDLGLPDLDGLEVLRKLRAVSALPVVVLTARGDERSVVRGLRLGADDYLVKPVRLAELLARIEAVTRRATAPAAPAPRTVRVADVEVDLDARRVTVGGAEVRLTAKEFEVLAALAARAGTAVSRQQLMDEVWGDAFLAVSRSLDVHLTQVRAKLGRPEVLTTIRGFGYRFGD; this comes from the coding sequence GTGCGGGTGCTGCTGGCCGAGGACGACGACGGGGTGGCGGGCGCGCTGACCGAGGCGCTGTACGACAACGGCCACCAGCCGGCCCGGGTGCGGCGCGGCGAGGACGTTCTGGCCCGCCACCGGCAGGCCGACCTGCTGCTGCTCGACCTCGGCCTGCCCGACCTGGACGGCCTGGAGGTGCTGCGCAAGCTGCGCGCGGTCAGCGCCCTGCCGGTGGTGGTGCTCACCGCGCGGGGCGACGAACGGTCGGTGGTGCGTGGTCTGCGGCTGGGCGCCGACGACTACCTGGTCAAGCCGGTCCGGCTAGCCGAGCTGCTGGCCCGCATCGAGGCCGTCACCCGCCGCGCCACGGCACCCGCCGCCCCGGCGCCGCGCACCGTCCGCGTCGCCGACGTCGAGGTCGACCTCGACGCGCGCCGGGTGACGGTCGGCGGCGCGGAGGTGCGGCTGACCGCCAAGGAGTTCGAGGTCCTCGCCGCGCTGGCGGCCCGGGCCGGCACGGCGGTCAGCCGCCAGCAGCTGATGGACGAGGTGTGGGGCGACGCCTTCCTCGCCGTGTCCCGCTCTCTCGATGTGCACCTCACCCAGGTGCGGGCCAAGCTCGGCCGCCCCGAGGTGCTGACCACCATCCGCGGCTTCGGCTACCGCTTCGGCGACTGA
- a CDS encoding MFS transporter — translation MATQTTAERARTPRRDERRVVSNIVRGSIGNLIEWYDWYAYTAFSVYFASVFFPSGDQTAQLLNTAAVFAVGFLMRPIGGWVLGRYADRRGRRAALTLSVTLMAAGSLIVALTPSYGSIGVAAPILLVAARLLQGLSVGGEYSTSATYMSEVASPGRRGYYSSFQYVTLIAGQLTALGLQIVLQQVLSPAQMESWGWRIAFVVGAAGAVVVLWLRRGMDESESFERAASEGEKEQSGPARGSLRLLLSYPRQCLVVVGLTMGGTLFFYTYTTYLQKFMVNTSGIAKPTAAWINFFALLVFVVLQPVMGLLSDRVGRRPMLIAFGALGTVVVVPSLTLLSHTSDPGYAFLLMVVPLAVSSLYTSISAVVKAELFPTSIRALGVGLPYALTVAVFGGTAEYVALWFKNAGHENWYFYYVTACVLISLLVYIRMRETSDASPLDEGVSRSRD, via the coding sequence ATGGCCACACAGACCACCGCCGAGCGTGCGCGCACACCGCGCCGCGACGAACGCAGGGTCGTCAGCAACATCGTGCGCGGATCGATCGGCAATCTGATCGAGTGGTACGACTGGTACGCGTACACCGCCTTCAGCGTCTACTTCGCCTCCGTCTTCTTCCCCTCCGGCGACCAGACCGCCCAACTCCTCAACACCGCGGCGGTGTTCGCGGTCGGCTTCCTGATGCGGCCGATCGGCGGCTGGGTCCTGGGCCGCTACGCCGACCGCCGCGGCCGCCGCGCGGCGCTGACGCTGTCGGTGACGCTCATGGCGGCCGGTTCACTGATCGTCGCGCTGACCCCGTCGTACGGCTCGATCGGGGTCGCCGCGCCGATCCTGCTGGTCGCCGCGCGGCTGCTGCAAGGTCTGTCGGTGGGAGGTGAGTACTCGACCTCCGCCACGTACATGTCCGAGGTGGCCTCGCCCGGCCGCCGCGGTTACTACTCCAGTTTCCAGTACGTCACCCTCATCGCCGGGCAGCTGACGGCGCTCGGTCTGCAGATCGTCCTGCAACAGGTGCTCAGCCCCGCGCAGATGGAGTCCTGGGGCTGGCGGATCGCGTTCGTCGTCGGCGCCGCGGGGGCGGTGGTCGTGCTGTGGCTGCGGCGCGGCATGGACGAGTCCGAGAGCTTCGAACGTGCCGCGTCGGAAGGCGAGAAGGAGCAGAGCGGCCCGGCCCGCGGAAGTCTGCGGCTGCTGCTGTCCTACCCCCGGCAGTGCCTGGTCGTCGTCGGGCTGACCATGGGCGGCACGCTGTTCTTCTACACGTACACCACCTACCTGCAGAAGTTCATGGTCAACACCAGCGGCATCGCCAAGCCCACGGCGGCGTGGATCAACTTCTTCGCGCTGCTCGTGTTCGTCGTGCTCCAGCCGGTGATGGGCCTGCTGTCCGACCGGGTGGGGCGGCGTCCCATGCTGATCGCGTTCGGGGCGCTGGGCACCGTGGTGGTGGTGCCCTCGCTCACCCTGCTGTCGCACACCAGTGACCCCGGGTACGCGTTCCTGCTCATGGTCGTGCCGCTGGCCGTCAGCTCCCTGTACACCTCGATCAGCGCGGTGGTGAAGGCCGAGCTGTTCCCGACCTCGATCCGGGCGCTCGGCGTCGGCCTGCCGTACGCACTGACCGTGGCCGTGTTCGGCGGGACCGCCGAGTACGTCGCCCTCTGGTTCAAGAACGCCGGACACGAGAACTGGTACTTCTACTACGTCACCGCCTGTGTCCTGATCTCGCTGCTCGTCTACATTCGGATGCGCGAGACCTCCGACGCGTCGCCGCTGGACGAGGGCGTTTCCCGGTCTCGCGACTGA
- the nshR gene encoding NshR/TsnR family 23S rRNA methyltransferase produces MTELDTIENPSDPAVQRISDVTKPSRSNIKTTLIEDVEPLTHCIAAGVEFIEVYGSDSSPFPAELLDLCRRQNIPVRLIDSSIVNQLFKGERKPRTFGIARVPRPARFSDIESRSGDVVVLDGVKIVGNIGAIVRTSLALGASGIILVDSDIASIADRRLQRASRGYVFSLPVVLSGREEALAFIRDSGMKLMTLKADGDISVKELGDSPDRLALLFGSEKGGPSDLFEEASSASVSIPMMSSTESLNVSVSLGIALHERIDRNLAANR; encoded by the coding sequence ATGACCGAGTTGGACACCATCGAAAATCCCTCCGATCCGGCTGTGCAGCGGATCAGCGATGTCACCAAGCCTTCGCGATCCAACATCAAGACCACGTTGATCGAGGACGTCGAGCCCCTCACGCACTGCATCGCGGCCGGAGTGGAGTTCATCGAGGTCTACGGCAGCGACAGCAGTCCCTTCCCCGCCGAATTGCTGGATCTGTGCAGGCGGCAGAACATTCCGGTCCGCCTCATCGACTCGTCGATCGTCAACCAGTTGTTCAAGGGGGAGAGGAAGCCCAGGACGTTCGGCATCGCCCGCGTCCCTCGCCCGGCCAGGTTCAGCGATATCGAAAGCCGGAGCGGGGACGTCGTCGTTCTCGACGGGGTGAAGATCGTCGGGAACATCGGCGCGATCGTACGCACGTCGCTCGCGCTCGGAGCGTCCGGGATCATCCTGGTCGACAGTGATATCGCCAGCATCGCGGACCGGCGTCTGCAAAGGGCCAGCCGTGGCTACGTCTTCTCGCTCCCCGTCGTCCTCTCCGGTCGCGAGGAGGCCCTCGCCTTCATCCGGGACAGTGGTATGAAGCTGATGACGCTCAAGGCAGACGGCGATATTTCCGTGAAGGAACTCGGCGACAGTCCGGATCGGCTTGCCTTGTTGTTCGGCAGCGAAAAGGGCGGGCCGTCCGACCTCTTCGAGGAAGCGTCTTCCGCCTCGGTCTCGATTCCCATGATGAGTTCGACCGAGTCCCTCAACGTGTCCGTTTCCCTCGGAATCGCGCTGCACGAGAGGATCGACAGGAATCTCGCGGCCAACCGATAA
- a CDS encoding DeoR/GlpR family DNA-binding transcription regulator, producing the protein MFKSLRLVQGSGKVSVSELSQRLGVSEMTVRRDLDALERQGLVRRVHGGAVAHRPREEGGGFAAREQWQSATKDRLGAAVAAMVEPGSRVLLDAGTTTVHVAEHLAERAPLTVAVLSLQTALALADRPGIELLIVGGRSRPGERSLVGPLALRTLESLSFDCFVMSIGGVHAEHGWSEFSLDDAAVKQVGLAQSARTVAVADATKLGVRAFSQVAAPGAADCFVTDAAADDAQTHPNGPATLKALRQAGVETHLV; encoded by the coding sequence CTGTTCAAATCCCTGCGTTTGGTGCAGGGCTCGGGCAAGGTGTCCGTGTCGGAGCTCTCTCAGCGTCTCGGGGTCTCGGAGATGACCGTGCGCCGGGACTTGGACGCGCTGGAGCGTCAGGGCCTGGTACGCCGGGTGCACGGCGGTGCGGTCGCCCACCGTCCCCGTGAGGAGGGCGGCGGGTTCGCCGCACGGGAACAGTGGCAGTCCGCCACCAAGGACCGTCTGGGTGCGGCCGTGGCCGCGATGGTGGAGCCCGGTTCACGGGTGCTGCTGGACGCGGGGACCACCACCGTGCACGTGGCGGAACATCTGGCCGAACGCGCTCCGCTGACGGTCGCCGTGCTGAGCCTGCAGACGGCCCTCGCCCTGGCGGACCGCCCGGGGATCGAGCTCCTCATCGTCGGAGGCCGCTCCCGTCCGGGGGAACGCTCGCTGGTGGGGCCGCTGGCCCTGCGCACGCTGGAGTCGTTGAGTTTCGACTGCTTCGTGATGTCCATCGGCGGCGTGCACGCCGAGCATGGCTGGTCGGAGTTCTCCCTGGACGACGCGGCGGTCAAGCAGGTCGGGCTTGCCCAGTCGGCCCGCACGGTCGCTGTCGCGGACGCCACCAAACTCGGCGTCCGGGCCTTCAGCCAGGTCGCCGCGCCGGGCGCCGCCGATTGTTTCGTCACTGACGCCGCGGCCGATGACGCGCAGACCCACCCCAATGGCCCGGCCACCCTCAAGGCCCTGCGGCAGGCGGGTGTCGAGACCCACCTGGTCTGA
- a CDS encoding FAD-binding oxidoreductase: MTLTDPAAVLRQGFTGQVLRRGEPGYDEARQVFNAMMDRRPAIVARCATTADVVAAVDVARDHGLVVAVRCGGHSVAGLGTCDDGMLIDLSGLKSITVDPGARTARAGGGVLWGELDTATQAHGLHTPGGRVSTTGIGGFTTGGGYGWTSCKYGLACDNLISAEVVLADGRVVRAGEREHADLFWGLRGGGGNFGIVTEFEFRLHPLGPTVLAGLTMFPVERAPEVLRGWRDCADAAPDELATALVVLTAPPEPFVPARLRGEPVLGVAALYVGAADRGDDVVQPLRDLRPAVDHIAPMPYTAFQAALDPLAPRGFRSYWRGEYLRELTDDAIDTFLSHAVELTSLGAPLSEMVIFRVGQGVAAVPDAATAFSHRDAGYLFHPICMWDDPSDDSRMITAGRAFASAMRPFGTGAAYLNFTPEADRVRDAYTDETYARLVAIKDTYDPANLFRLNQNIRPSHSALVG; this comes from the coding sequence ATGACCCTCACCGATCCGGCGGCCGTGCTGCGCCAGGGATTCACCGGCCAGGTGCTGCGGCGGGGCGAACCGGGCTACGACGAGGCACGCCAGGTCTTCAACGCGATGATGGACCGCCGCCCGGCCATCGTCGCCCGGTGCGCGACCACCGCGGACGTCGTGGCGGCCGTCGATGTCGCCCGGGACCACGGGCTCGTCGTGGCGGTCCGCTGCGGCGGCCACAGCGTCGCCGGGCTGGGCACCTGTGACGACGGGATGCTGATCGACCTGAGCGGCCTGAAGTCGATCACCGTCGATCCGGGGGCGCGGACCGCGCGGGCCGGCGGCGGTGTCCTGTGGGGAGAGTTGGACACGGCTACGCAGGCTCATGGCCTGCACACGCCCGGCGGGCGGGTCTCCACCACCGGTATCGGCGGTTTCACCACCGGTGGCGGCTACGGCTGGACGTCCTGCAAGTACGGGCTGGCCTGCGACAACCTCATCTCGGCCGAGGTCGTGCTCGCCGACGGCAGGGTGGTGCGCGCCGGCGAACGCGAGCACGCCGACCTCTTCTGGGGCCTGCGCGGCGGCGGCGGCAACTTCGGCATCGTCACCGAGTTCGAGTTCCGTTTGCACCCGCTCGGCCCGACGGTCCTCGCGGGGCTGACGATGTTCCCGGTCGAGCGCGCTCCGGAGGTGCTGCGCGGCTGGCGGGACTGCGCCGATGCCGCACCCGACGAACTCGCGACCGCCTTGGTGGTGCTCACCGCACCACCCGAGCCGTTCGTCCCGGCCCGACTGCGGGGCGAGCCGGTCCTCGGCGTCGCGGCCCTGTACGTCGGCGCGGCCGACCGGGGCGACGACGTGGTGCAGCCGCTCAGGGATCTCCGCCCCGCCGTCGACCACATCGCCCCGATGCCCTACACCGCCTTCCAGGCGGCCCTCGACCCCCTCGCGCCCCGCGGCTTCCGCAGCTACTGGCGTGGCGAATACCTGCGAGAACTCACCGATGACGCGATCGACACGTTCCTGTCCCACGCCGTCGAACTGACCTCGCTCGGAGCGCCGCTGAGCGAGATGGTCATCTTCCGCGTCGGGCAGGGCGTCGCTGCGGTGCCCGACGCGGCGACCGCTTTCTCCCACCGCGACGCCGGCTACCTGTTCCACCCGATCTGCATGTGGGACGACCCGTCCGACGACAGCCGGATGATCACAGCCGGCCGCGCCTTCGCGTCCGCCATGCGACCGTTCGGCACCGGCGCCGCCTACCTCAACTTCACTCCCGAGGCCGACCGGGTCCGCGATGCCTACACCGACGAGACGTACGCACGTCTCGTGGCGATCAAGGACACCTACGATCCGGCCAACCTGTTCCGGCTCAATCAGAACATCCGCCCCAGCCACTCCGCGCTCGTCGGCTGA
- a CDS encoding ATP-binding protein produces MDAEAVQARLLGSLDLRVGDRRLGPLDSARAESLLAYLLLHRDAPRPRQHLAFLLWPGSSERQAYTNLRKVLHTLRRVLPECDRLIDIGPRSLQWRPDAPLWLDVEHFERSLAAGRLQEAVETYAGDLLEGRYDEWLLGERERLAGLHLNALEELVRRHERERNWSQAIYSAERLVASDPLREESHRLLMRLCRASGDRARAVRAYHACATVLDRELGIEPSPETRAVHESLVAAVPAGVENDSRPPPAVGGKASGTSPFVGREAERARLAAVWSAAVSGRAQLVLVSGEAGVGKTRLVSEMHAQAGAVTVAARAYPAEGSVAYGVVTAWLRSRPVAARLSRLDRPHLVELARLLPELTGRVPPPEPLPRAELRRRLFEAIGQALLAAGTPLLLILDDAQWADTPSLRLVHHLVRTAPSARLLVAATARREDCDVGHPLVELATTLQSQGRCTEIALDRLDRAQTALLAERITGRPLDATAMRRLYRDSEGNPLFVVEALKPDAPTDAPKVQAVIAGRLARLSRPAAALAGVAAAIGRAFTADVLSAASGLTEEAFVGALDELWHRGIIRAHGPNAYDFSHGRVRDAAYASLGPPRRRQAHLAIARALEQTGEAPPSARALHYDKAGATAEAVRWYERSAETAQWLHAHADAVRALDRALVLSDRLPPGPDAARLQLRLLTALPAPLVACEGYATERMARVHARALRLASRLGCAPEPPLVWSLALAALTRGDWEQARTFGEQLRIRAARDDDQVLKVESDYIRGITAYWPGRLTKARIHFEAAVRNFRPALRQAHVLRYGQDPELIVRLRLAHTLWLLGRPAEADRQQALALRAADESAHGYSRATVWVFSAILAADRGDTQEVRRCARMLDAHTGDDAPAQILLAAEVLAGHLDVLEGRTAAGLARVRDVREHVVRGPAPAPGLPGVATRLLLEDYALAGEPAAGLALADEALGMGRGAELWEAEIRRLRAACLEALGAPGDDVAAERDHALAVAHRQGARAFERRIRATLEERRPGHDGAIR; encoded by the coding sequence ATGGACGCGGAAGCCGTGCAGGCGCGCCTGCTGGGCAGCTTGGACCTGCGCGTCGGGGACCGGCGGCTGGGGCCGCTGGACTCCGCTCGTGCGGAGTCGCTGCTCGCTTACCTGCTGCTGCACCGCGACGCGCCGCGGCCGCGTCAGCACCTGGCCTTCCTGCTGTGGCCAGGTTCGAGTGAGCGCCAGGCCTACACGAATCTGCGCAAGGTGCTGCACACGCTGCGCCGTGTCCTGCCGGAGTGCGACCGGCTGATCGACATCGGACCGCGGAGCCTGCAGTGGCGCCCGGACGCGCCCCTGTGGCTGGATGTGGAGCACTTCGAGCGGTCGCTGGCCGCGGGGCGTCTCCAGGAGGCAGTCGAGACGTACGCCGGCGATCTGCTGGAGGGCCGCTACGACGAGTGGCTGCTCGGTGAGCGGGAACGGCTGGCGGGGCTGCACCTGAACGCGTTGGAGGAACTCGTTCGCCGACATGAGCGCGAGCGGAACTGGTCCCAGGCCATTTACTCGGCTGAGCGGCTGGTCGCTTCCGACCCGCTGCGTGAGGAGAGCCACCGGCTCCTGATGCGGCTGTGCCGGGCGTCCGGAGACCGCGCCCGCGCCGTGCGCGCCTACCATGCCTGCGCGACGGTGCTGGACCGAGAACTCGGGATCGAGCCGTCGCCGGAAACCCGTGCCGTCCACGAGTCGCTCGTGGCCGCGGTACCGGCCGGAGTGGAGAACGACTCGCGGCCGCCGCCCGCGGTCGGCGGGAAGGCGTCCGGCACTTCCCCGTTCGTCGGCCGGGAGGCGGAGAGGGCCCGCTTGGCCGCCGTGTGGAGCGCCGCGGTGTCCGGACGGGCACAGCTGGTGCTCGTCAGCGGCGAGGCGGGCGTGGGGAAGACGCGGCTGGTCTCGGAGATGCACGCGCAGGCCGGTGCCGTGACAGTGGCGGCCCGCGCCTACCCCGCGGAGGGTTCGGTGGCGTACGGGGTCGTCACGGCATGGCTGCGCTCGCGCCCGGTCGCCGCACGCCTGTCCCGGCTCGACCGCCCTCACCTCGTCGAGCTGGCGCGCCTGCTTCCGGAGCTGACCGGCAGGGTGCCGCCGCCCGAACCGTTGCCCCGAGCCGAACTGCGGCGGCGGCTGTTCGAGGCGATCGGCCAGGCGCTGCTGGCCGCGGGCACGCCCCTGCTGCTGATCCTCGACGACGCGCAGTGGGCCGACACGCCGTCGCTGCGCCTGGTTCACCACCTGGTGCGAACGGCACCGTCCGCACGGCTGCTCGTCGCGGCCACCGCGCGGCGCGAGGACTGCGACGTCGGCCACCCGCTGGTCGAACTGGCCACCACCCTGCAGTCGCAGGGCCGCTGCACAGAGATCGCACTCGACCGGCTCGACCGGGCGCAGACCGCACTGCTCGCCGAGCGCATCACCGGCAGGCCGCTCGACGCGACGGCGATGCGGCGCCTCTACCGCGACAGCGAGGGCAATCCGCTGTTCGTCGTCGAGGCGCTCAAGCCCGACGCGCCGACGGACGCGCCCAAGGTGCAGGCGGTGATCGCCGGCCGCCTGGCCCGGCTGTCACGGCCCGCCGCGGCGCTGGCGGGCGTCGCGGCGGCGATCGGACGGGCGTTCACCGCCGACGTTCTGTCGGCCGCGTCCGGACTCACGGAGGAGGCATTCGTCGGTGCCCTGGACGAGCTCTGGCACCGCGGCATCATCCGGGCGCACGGCCCCAACGCCTATGACTTCAGCCACGGGAGGGTCCGTGACGCCGCCTACGCCTCGCTCGGCCCGCCGCGCCGGCGACAGGCGCACCTCGCGATCGCCCGGGCCCTCGAGCAGACCGGCGAGGCCCCGCCCTCGGCTCGCGCATTGCACTACGACAAGGCCGGCGCGACCGCTGAGGCGGTCCGCTGGTACGAGAGGTCGGCGGAGACCGCCCAGTGGCTGCACGCCCACGCGGATGCCGTCCGGGCACTCGACCGCGCGCTGGTGCTCTCCGACCGTCTGCCACCCGGGCCGGACGCCGCCCGGCTCCAACTGCGCCTGCTCACCGCGCTCCCGGCTCCGCTCGTCGCCTGCGAAGGCTACGCGACCGAGCGGATGGCGCGGGTGCACGCACGGGCCCTGCGCCTGGCCTCGCGGCTCGGATGTGCCCCCGAGCCGCCGCTGGTGTGGTCTCTCGCGCTGGCCGCGCTGACCCGTGGTGACTGGGAACAGGCCCGGACGTTCGGTGAACAGTTGCGGATACGCGCCGCACGCGACGACGACCAGGTCCTGAAGGTGGAGAGCGACTACATCCGAGGCATCACCGCCTACTGGCCCGGCCGGCTGACGAAGGCACGCATCCACTTCGAAGCCGCGGTACGGAACTTCCGTCCCGCCCTGCGCCAGGCCCACGTACTGCGCTACGGGCAGGATCCGGAGCTGATCGTCCGGCTGCGCCTGGCCCACACGCTGTGGCTCCTCGGCCGCCCCGCGGAAGCCGACCGGCAGCAAGCCCTCGCCCTGCGCGCCGCCGACGAGTCCGCTCATGGATACAGCCGGGCGACCGTCTGGGTGTTCTCCGCCATCCTCGCCGCGGACCGCGGCGACACCCAGGAGGTGCGCCGCTGTGCGCGGATGCTCGATGCCCACACGGGGGACGACGCTCCCGCCCAGATCCTGCTGGCCGCGGAGGTGTTGGCGGGCCACCTCGACGTCCTGGAGGGGCGCACGGCCGCCGGACTGGCGCGGGTCCGGGACGTGCGCGAGCACGTCGTACGCGGCCCGGCACCCGCACCAGGCCTGCCGGGTGTGGCGACGCGACTGCTCCTGGAGGACTACGCGCTGGCGGGCGAGCCGGCCGCCGGACTCGCACTGGCCGACGAGGCACTCGGCATGGGCCGCGGCGCGGAACTCTGGGAGGCCGAGATCCGGCGCCTGCGCGCCGCCTGCCTCGAAGCGCTCGGCGCCCCCGGGGACGACGTCGCGGCCGAACGCGACCACGCCCTCGCGGTGGCGCACCGCCAGGGCGCCCGCGCGTTCGAGCGGCGGATCCGGGCAACGCTCGAGGAACGCCGGCCCGGACACGATGGCGCCATCCGATGA